tctccctgcctgggactgctgccagccccacattTGGGGTCTCCTGGGAGTCGGTgcctcctcctggagctgccctggagattggggacccccaggatcGGCCCCTTTcaagacccaccctgtgccttcCAGACCCCTTTCCCACACCTCTGGGGGAGCCGTGCTGGgggagagggtttgggggtgtccctggttgggttgggtggggggcacagccccatcccaccgTGTGAgccggggctcctgcagccccccccggggctggggacagacaggggacagagaggggacacgTGTCCTGTGTTGTCTGTCGCTAAATCTCCCAGTGAGCCTGACTTGCTGgtgctccatccccctcccccgtgctgctccccctccccattccccGCCCCGCTGCCATCGTGTCACCCACCAGAGGCTGGCCAGGAGCGTGTGTCCCCCACTAACCCCCCACTAACGCCCCCCGAGTGACCCCAGCCCGTCCATCCCCGCATGGTGTGCTCGCTTCTCGCACCCAGGCTCCGCACCCGGAGGGGGAGCACGGCCGCCTCCGGCAGGGCCCGGGGGACTCGGGGGGccgcgggcagggcagggtccccCCGCCGCCCTCCCGCCCGGGCCCCCGCAGCCTGGCCCGCCAGGACACCTTCGACTCGGAGGCTCCGGGCAGCCGGGACTCGGAGCCCGGCGATTCCTGCTGCATGGACATCGAGATGGATCCCGTCGAGGAGGAGCCGCCGGGCACCCCCGGGGCCGGACCGCAGCCCCCGCCCGGCTCCTGGGACGGGGCCGAGCCCGGGCTGCGGGGCCGAGCCAAGGGCCAGGAGCCCCTGGGCCAGAGCGATGGCGAGGGCTGGGGCCGGGACGTTTACATGCGTTAGGATGAGGGGGTGCGGGCAGCGCTGGTTTTGGGGTGCGGGCCAGCCCCGCTGGTTGCCTTCGTGCCCCCCCTTCGTGCCCggccagcagtgccccagggGCTCCCCCTGCCCCGCTCTCGGCTGAGGAGGGGTCTCCCCCTGCCGCAGCCCCCCAGCATCGCGCGGTGCCTCGGGCCCTCCCTGCCCGCCAGGGACAGCAAGTGACCAAAGGGGACCCGGCGTGTCCCCGTCCCCCAGGCGCGGGGTGGGGGCCGTGCCCCCCTCGCCAGCCCTGCCCGCTGGGTGCCCCCCGCTTCTCCATGGTGCTCTCGGCTGCGGGGTCCCCGGAGCTGGCCGTGGCCGTGGGGGGGTCCCCGccagctgccccccagcccggcagtgccctggcactgcccccacagccccccgcCCTGCCGGGGGGTGCATGcgtgtgtgtgcagggctctgggggctccccgctgccccaggctgtgccccccgAGGTGCTGCCTGCccgagggggggggggggggcggtcTGCATGTGTTTGCCTTGGAGGGGCTCTGCCTGaattggggggtggggggtgaaTCTGAGCCAGTTTTGGGGGTCTAACCTGTGCTAacagctgcccagccctggcctgcTGGGGGGGTCGTGCTGTCCTGGCACCGCCAGGTCCCGgccccccccttccccagccccccctCCCTTCCCGTttcaacccccccccccccgccgtGCCTGTCCACGCTCGCCCTGTCCAgccgtgtccgtctgtccgtctgtccgtgaGCCTCTGTCCGTCCCCGCCCTCCCGCACCCCGGGGCACTGCCTTGTCCTGTGCCCGCCCCGGGGcgtcccctgtgcccccccagctCTGCGGGGTGACCACACCAGGgtggcctggggacacccccatgTCCAGCCCTCACCGCGGGACGGGGCTTGTCCCACTTTTGGGCAGCCCCttgccccccacccccattccTGGGGGTCCCCGGGGTCACTGCCTTACCCAGACCACCAGCCCGGGTCGGGGGGCTTGGGGGCACCCAGCTCTGCCGCTGCCAAGCCGCCACCCAcgtgtgcctcagtttccccctttttttcgGGGGGGGGGACTCGGTGTCACTGCCTGCCAAGTGCTTTGagccccccctgccccagcgCTCGCCCCCGTGGCGGCCAAACTCCGGGCAGTggggcccccccggccccccccgcGGGGCAGAGGGACGTCCCGTATTTATGTCACTCCACaaacttttaatttaaagacccgacaaaaatgtattttatttatttattctcgTTGgcgtgtgtgtgcgtgtgtgtgtggcGGGGGGACTCGCCCCGCTCGCTTGGTTCTTTGTAATAAACATTTCGGTGAGACCTGCCCCCCCTGCCTGAGCCTGCTGGggcctggggggacacgggggacacgaggggacacgggggggctGCGGTCACCGCCGCTGGACggggcacagctcagctctgaggaTGGAGCCGGGACCCGCCCGGCtctgaggaaggggaaggggcgAGGGTCCAGCGCGAGGGTcggggggctccagccccccgggggtGGCCAGCGCCAGCCGCCGGGCTCAGCGCGGCGCTGGGCCGGGTTTATCGGCGCTGGGCCGGCTCGGGACACGCTGTGGTCGCGATATTTACAGGCAATAAATTACACCGCGGGCGCTCAGGGCCGCCGGCACCGCCACTCGCTCTTCTCCGGCCGGTACTCGAACGCTTTCCTGCGGACAGCACACGGCGACATCGGTGACacctcagccctgtcccccccacccagggctgcacccaggtgtcccccacGCCCCCCGCCCGGCCTGGCACCCCGTACTCACTCTCTGGAGGGCACCGAGGGCCGGCACACCAGCCCGGCCTGGCAGGGGCACACCTGGTTGATGCTGAAGGCGAGACCCCCGGGGGGGACgtggcagctctgggccagCGCCAGGCGCCGCTGGCAAACCCGCTCCCCGTGCTGGCGAGCGCAGCAGCCGCCGGGCCCGCACTCCTCGTCCCGCTGGCACCGCGCTCCTGGTGGCACAGAAAGTGGCATTAGGCGACGGGGACCCCCACTCTGACCCGCAGCACCCCCTGGTTTAGCACCGCTCCAGCGTGGCATCCGAACCAAGCGAGAGGGGCGAGTCCCCCCCCGCGCCAGCCCCCCACTCACCGTCCTGCCCGGGGGGCACGGGCTGCTGGCACTTGCCGAACATGCAGACGAGCCCGGGGGCGCAGTGAGGGTCGTGGCGGCAGTAGTGGCCCGCGGGCCGCGTGGGCAGGCACAGCCCGAAGTGCTCGTCACAGAAGTGCCCGTGGGCGCAGGGGGTGGCGGGGCTGCACGGGGTCACCTGCGGAGGGGGGGACACGGCACGTCAGGTGGGGCCACGCATCATCCCCCAGCCCATTCCAGTCCTGACCCCGAGACAGGCGCAAAACCCCGTCTGCTCAAGGCTGG
This genomic stretch from Haemorhous mexicanus isolate bHaeMex1 chromosome 28, bHaeMex1.pri, whole genome shotgun sequence harbors:
- the LOC132339082 gene encoding dickkopf-related protein 3-like; translated protein: MSSREWTRGGSISIRGAHGVRRRPGRGGAGPAGGAVAAGGAGRSSGAIGQRAVLIGRYTSDAEVVTPCSPATPCAHGHFCDEHFGLCLPTRPAGHYCRHDPHCAPGLVCMFGKCQQPVPPGQDGARCQRDEECGPGGCCARQHGERVCQRRLALAQSCHVPPGGLAFSINQVCPCQAGLVCRPSVPSREKAFEYRPEKSEWRCRRP